A region of Aquila chrysaetos chrysaetos chromosome 13, bAquChr1.4, whole genome shotgun sequence DNA encodes the following proteins:
- the NEK2 gene encoding serine/threonine-protein kinase Nek2, with protein MGGAGKPGQWEGGAVRLNSAGAEAGPPGVCGGCVAMPGRPDDYEVLLTIGAGSYGKCRKVRRKADGKILVWKELDYGSMTEAEKQMLVSEVNLLRELRHPNIVRYYDRIIDRSSTTLYIVMEYCDGGDLASLIARCTKERHYLEESFVLRVLTQLTLALKECHRRSDGGVTVHRDLKPANVFLDGKQNVKLGDFGLARILHHDTSFAKTFVGTPYYMSPEQMNHMSYNEKSDIWSLGCLLYELCALSPPFRAYNQKELAEKIREGKFRRIPYRYSEQLNELLKEMLNVKDYCRPSVEDILQHPLIADLVTEEQRQNSDKRGRRSWEPERLQHSDAAVNELKRKEQQLQEREQAIKEREQRLEQRERELCVRERLAEDKLARAENLMRNYNLYKQQRTLACADGPDNALLLPFSTTKKKVHFDGSEENAVPPVNLENYPLSKAKCSDLKKRLYAANLRAQALSELEKNYQLKSRQILGMR; from the exons ATGGGCGGTGCTGGGAAGCCAGGCCAATGGGAGGGAGGGGCGGTGCGTTTAAACAGCGCGGGTGCCGAGGCCGGTCCCCCGGGAGTTTGTGGCGGTTGCGTCGCCATGCCCGGCCGCCCTGACGACTACGAGGTGCTGCTCACCATCGGCGCCGGTTCCTACGGCAAGTGCCGCAAGGTGCGCCGCAAGGCCGACGGCAAG ATCTTGGTATGGAAGGAGCTCGACTATGGCTCAATGACAGAGGCAGAGAAACAAATGCTTGTTTCGGAAGTGAATTTGCTTCGCGAGCTGAGACATCCGAATATCGTCCGGTATTATGATCGGATCATCGACAGAAGCAGCACTACCCTGTACATCGTGATGGAGTACTGTGATGGTGGTGACCTGGCTAGCTTAATTGCAAGGTGCACAAAAGAAAG GCATTACTTGGAAGAAAGCTTTGTTCTCCGAGTATTGACTCAATTGACATTGGCCTTGAAGGAATGTCACAGACGGAGTGATGGTGGAGTCACTGTGCATCGTGACCTAAAACCAGCAAATGTCTTTCTAGATGGCAAGCAGAATGTGAAACTCGGAGATTTTGGACTGGCTAGAATATTGCACCATGACACCAGCTTTGCCAAAACATTTGTTGGAACTCCATATTATATGTCTCCA GAGCAAATGAACCACATGTCGTACAATGAAAAATCTGACATCTGGTCTCTAGGATGTCTCCTGTATGAATTATGTGCTCTCTC GCCTCCATTTAGAGCTTACAACCAAAAGGAGTTGGCAGAAAAGATAAGGGAAGGGAAGTTCAGACGAATACCATATCGTTACTCAGAGCAGTTGAATGAACTTCTCAAAGAGATGCTGAATGTAAAG GATTATTGCCGACCTTCTGTTGAAGATATTCTGCAGCACCCCTTGATAGCAGATTTGGTGACAgaagaacaaagacaaaattctgATAAAAGAGGCCGGAGATCATGGGAGCCAGAAAGGCTGCAGCATTCAGATGCTGCAGTGAATGAGCTGAAACGGAAGGAACAACAATTACAGGAGCGAGAACAAGCCATTAAAGAGAGAGAGCAACGTTTGGAGC AGAGAGAACGGGAACTCTGTGTTCGAGAGAGACTGGCAGAGGACAAACTTGCTAG agctgaaaaccTGATGAGGAACTACAATCTCTACAAACAGCAGAGGACATTAGCTTGTGCAGATGGCCCAG ATAATGCACTCCTGCTCCCCTTTTCTACAACCAAAAAGAAAGTACACTTTGATGGAAGTGAAGAGAATGCTGTGCCTCCTGTTAATTTGGAAAACTATCCCCTTTCTAAAGCGAAATGCTCTGATCTCAAGAAACGTCTATATGCTGCAAATCTACGGGCTCAAGCACTgtctgaactggaaaaaaactatCAACTAAAGAGCAGACAAATCTTGGGCATGCGCTGA